A single region of the Thermococcus paralvinellae genome encodes:
- the priL gene encoding DNA primase large subunit PriL, translated as MLDPFGKRAREILKEFENINNFLEIIPTYLDINLALERIIWLKSDVIPGYILNADDLKDLMGFYALLGALAFSPYGFEMELVKEANLRIYLARIERTKNFEELSLSIELAPENEIPQRDLTIIEKRLHSEISPEERDRIALKYKIKLKDFLSLNEGSLKSVYIKNGYVYLTRNQVIELWKKSFERNLERAVNLLYELRDELPQYYLQLYNRLSEIAREHFKKRFEKVEKASAQPLRFDLFPPCIKMALGGVPSGLRNYAITVLLTSFLSYARICPNPPSKNVRIKDCIKDLSIIEKEILPVIIEAGNRCSPPLFEDQPNEIKNIWYHLGFGYTSKPRLEDSGTSTWYFPPNCSKIRANAPQLCKPDKDCKYIKNPLTYYLRKLYLENKKESQGEDRNE; from the coding sequence ATGCTAGATCCCTTTGGAAAAAGAGCCAGGGAGATATTAAAAGAATTTGAAAACATCAATAACTTCTTAGAAATTATCCCCACATATTTGGATATAAATTTAGCCTTGGAACGAATTATATGGCTAAAAAGTGATGTTATCCCAGGATATATTCTAAATGCTGATGATCTAAAAGATTTAATGGGATTCTACGCCCTTCTCGGTGCTCTTGCATTTTCTCCATATGGGTTTGAAATGGAGCTTGTAAAAGAAGCTAACTTAAGAATTTATCTTGCCAGAATTGAGAGAACCAAAAATTTTGAAGAGCTATCACTTTCTATTGAATTAGCACCAGAAAATGAAATACCCCAAAGAGATCTGACAATAATTGAAAAAAGACTCCACAGTGAAATTTCCCCAGAAGAGAGAGATAGAATTGCCCTCAAATATAAAATCAAGCTAAAAGATTTTCTCAGTTTAAATGAAGGAAGTTTAAAAAGTGTGTATATTAAAAATGGATATGTCTATTTAACCAGAAATCAAGTCATAGAACTCTGGAAGAAATCATTCGAGAGAAATCTTGAAAGAGCCGTAAATTTATTATATGAGCTCAGAGATGAACTTCCACAATATTACCTCCAGCTTTACAACAGATTAAGTGAGATTGCAAGAGAACACTTTAAGAAAAGGTTTGAGAAAGTTGAAAAAGCCAGCGCTCAGCCGTTAAGATTTGACTTGTTCCCTCCATGTATTAAAATGGCCCTCGGAGGAGTTCCTAGTGGATTGAGAAACTATGCTATAACTGTTCTGTTAACATCATTTCTAAGCTATGCTAGAATATGCCCCAACCCCCCAAGCAAAAATGTAAGAATCAAGGACTGTATAAAGGATTTGAGTATAATTGAAAAAGAAATCCTGCCAGTGATAATCGAAGCAGGAAACCGCTGCTCTCCCCCGCTTTTTGAAGACCAGCCAAACGAAATCAAAAATATATGGTACCACCTCGGATTTGGTTATACCTCAAAGCCCAGATTGGAAGACAGCGGCACCTCCACTTGGTATTTCCCACCAAACTGCTCAAAAATTAGGGCAAATGCACCCCAGCTCTGCAAACCAGATAAGGATTGTAAATACATTAAGAACCCTCTCACCTACTATCTGAGAAAGCTATACCTAGAGAACAAGAAAGAGAGTCAAGGAGAGGATAGGAATGAGTGA
- the priS gene encoding DNA primase catalytic subunit PriS, whose translation MSELFREVTKKERQFYYTKEWSAKKLPSFIVETLENREFGFDHTGEGPSDRKNVFHDVRDLEDYVRATAPYAMFSSVALYEEPKEMSGWLGAELVFDIDAKDLPLRRCNHESGTVCPICLEDAKELAKDTLIVLKEDFGFEDIHIVYSGRGYHIRVLDKWALELDSKAREKILAYISSAEEITFEDIQSKRIMLSSGYFRVFRLRFGYFIMRVRYNHLKNIGLNKKQIGLILNNRENIYQGFVREARLTAFPQGIGYKTLLRLFALSTTFSKAYFDGRVTVDVKRILRVPSSLHSKVGFITTYIGGNEKELEKFNPFRDAVPKFRKEEVKQAYEEWLENNELKSE comes from the coding sequence ATGAGTGAGCTTTTCAGGGAAGTTACAAAGAAGGAGAGACAGTTCTACTACACAAAGGAGTGGAGCGCTAAAAAACTCCCATCATTTATTGTGGAGACTCTTGAAAATAGAGAGTTCGGCTTTGACCATACAGGGGAAGGCCCAAGTGATAGAAAAAATGTATTCCATGACGTTAGGGATTTAGAAGACTACGTTAGAGCAACTGCACCTTATGCAATGTTCTCAAGTGTTGCACTTTATGAAGAACCCAAGGAAATGAGCGGATGGCTTGGGGCAGAACTTGTTTTTGATATAGATGCCAAAGACTTACCTTTGAGAAGATGTAACCATGAAAGTGGAACTGTTTGTCCAATTTGCCTAGAAGATGCTAAAGAGCTCGCAAAGGATACACTAATTGTTTTAAAGGAGGATTTTGGATTTGAAGATATTCACATTGTGTACTCCGGTAGGGGATATCATATAAGAGTACTTGATAAATGGGCTCTTGAACTTGATTCCAAGGCAAGGGAGAAAATTTTAGCATATATATCTTCAGCAGAAGAGATTACATTTGAGGATATTCAAAGCAAGAGGATAATGCTGTCCTCTGGCTACTTCAGGGTGTTCCGTCTTCGCTTTGGATATTTTATAATGCGTGTTAGATACAATCATCTCAAAAATATTGGATTAAACAAAAAGCAGATTGGTCTAATTCTAAACAACAGAGAAAACATCTACCAAGGATTTGTTAGAGAAGCCAGACTTACAGCCTTTCCGCAAGGTATAGGATATAAAACACTCCTTAGGCTTTTTGCGTTGTCAACCACATTCTCAAAAGCATACTTTGATGGTAGAGTTACTGTTGACGTTAAAAGAATCCTCAGAGTTCCCTCAAGCCTTCATTCCAAAGTTGGGTTTATCACAACATATATCGGGGGCAACGAAAAAGAGCTTGAAAAGTTTAATCCCTTTAGAGATGCTGTGCCAAAGTTCAGAAAAGAAGAGGTCAAACAAGCGTATGAAGAATGGCTCGAGAACAATGAGCTGAAGAGTGAGTAA
- a CDS encoding DMT family transporter, whose amino-acid sequence MEISGRVKIIFSMLIWGSVGIFARFTNLNGLGIAFFRVALGALILALLFSIRDTSWFQKVSDITRQNFKWAFLLGTALALNWVFLFTAFLYTSIARAVLVYYLAPVFAVLISAKFLKERISKSQISLLLIAFLGLIIIMSEQKIDLTNRNFAGIVFALIAAFFYALIPNLGRFLKDVKSDVLTFTQLSIASIILFPFVLFGKISVGRINWFAVGILVAVHTVFALFLYMDGLKSIKVNEAALLSYLDPLSAVVYAFLIFGESPTLRTIIGGFLILSASLLDILKRR is encoded by the coding sequence ATGGAAATTTCAGGGAGAGTTAAAATAATCTTCTCAATGCTAATCTGGGGAAGTGTTGGGATTTTTGCAAGGTTTACAAATCTAAATGGATTAGGGATCGCATTTTTTAGGGTCGCATTAGGGGCTTTAATTTTAGCGCTGTTGTTTAGTATAAGGGACACATCTTGGTTCCAAAAGGTTAGTGACATCACTAGACAGAATTTCAAATGGGCATTCTTGCTTGGAACTGCACTTGCCCTAAACTGGGTGTTTTTATTTACAGCCTTTTTGTACACCTCAATAGCAAGGGCCGTCCTTGTTTATTATTTGGCTCCTGTTTTTGCAGTGCTAATTTCAGCTAAGTTCCTTAAAGAAAGAATTTCAAAATCTCAAATTTCGCTACTTCTAATAGCCTTTCTAGGCTTGATTATAATAATGAGTGAACAAAAAATAGATTTAACAAATAGAAACTTTGCTGGGATTGTATTTGCTCTCATAGCAGCATTTTTCTATGCATTAATTCCTAATTTGGGCAGATTTTTAAAGGACGTAAAAAGCGATGTGCTGACATTTACCCAGCTGAGTATAGCATCTATAATCTTGTTTCCTTTTGTTCTTTTCGGTAAAATATCTGTCGGAAGAATTAATTGGTTTGCCGTTGGAATTTTAGTAGCTGTGCACACTGTTTTTGCCCTCTTCTTGTATATGGACGGATTAAAAAGCATTAAAGTTAATGAAGCCGCTTTACTCAGCTATCTTGATCCTCTAAGTGCAGTGGTTTACGCGTTTTTAATATTCGGAGAATCCCCCACTTTAAGAACAATTATTGGTGGATTCTTAATATTATCAGCATCCCTTTTGGATATATTAAAGAGAAGATAG
- a CDS encoding COG1361 family protein, with amino-acid sequence MKRVATVIAIVLLLLPLASAQFVFFSSQGEILVLAGDYTEGTFILKNDQDLNFKVVSFRKYVILDEKLNEVGGFRLELQRTIYNKWASGESREISYKLFVNESVKPGNYQIVLTFWGFLESGDIYIITAKVPVKVLDKPLIFKEAITYVKERPFSSNYVLNGETIVVYSHVENLKNKVIPLKASAYLERNGKKYLLMKKVVNLTKGDNVVRFELSVPYNLPSGNYKLVYLLEYPGGTYSFSKEYYVQFGVELSTLALKNTQVMEDSQNEVYVTLTSERDIKVNVTLVTYDKNNELLHKYTKTVQLQKGTNIVRFTLPSASPGEVKVLVKVTYDGVLVGEKSTTYYVIAYPRIDSVIYHMLNDGRVEFVVVIMNENQEKIEGTISYKIAIANGTLYKGLREIVLSPGRNEIQLEFQLPEGEVKYQFVLSAFNRQNVREGTIYIKKPTPTQSSLTSTSAKITTKETISSQTESVKKDEMKKIEKWALYFVTALTVIILIVAIMRIRKPRKRKRRERPKPKRKSPLGKYKKSKMLGFIRR; translated from the coding sequence ATGAAAAGAGTAGCAACTGTCATTGCTATAGTATTGCTTCTGTTACCTCTTGCATCAGCACAATTTGTATTTTTTTCATCTCAGGGAGAGATTCTAGTACTTGCTGGAGATTACACAGAAGGTACTTTTATCCTAAAAAATGACCAAGATCTTAATTTTAAGGTCGTAAGCTTTCGTAAGTATGTAATTTTAGATGAGAAGCTTAATGAAGTTGGAGGATTTAGATTAGAACTTCAAAGAACAATTTACAATAAGTGGGCATCTGGAGAAAGCAGAGAAATAAGCTACAAGCTTTTTGTGAATGAAAGTGTTAAACCGGGGAACTATCAAATTGTTTTAACTTTTTGGGGATTTTTAGAATCCGGAGATATCTATATAATAACAGCAAAAGTTCCAGTAAAAGTTCTTGACAAGCCTTTAATCTTTAAGGAAGCTATAACTTATGTGAAAGAGAGGCCTTTCAGCTCTAATTATGTGCTTAATGGAGAAACAATAGTTGTTTATTCCCATGTTGAAAATCTAAAAAACAAGGTAATTCCTTTGAAAGCTTCTGCATATCTTGAGAGAAACGGAAAGAAGTATTTACTTATGAAAAAAGTTGTTAATCTGACAAAAGGGGATAATGTAGTTCGATTTGAACTATCGGTTCCTTATAATCTACCATCCGGGAACTACAAACTTGTATACCTTCTGGAGTATCCCGGGGGAACTTACAGTTTTTCAAAGGAATATTACGTTCAATTTGGTGTTGAGTTATCCACATTGGCTTTAAAAAACACCCAAGTTATGGAGGATTCTCAAAATGAAGTTTATGTTACGTTAACCTCTGAACGAGACATCAAAGTCAATGTTACACTTGTGACGTATGATAAAAATAATGAGTTGCTTCATAAATACACCAAGACAGTTCAACTTCAAAAGGGCACAAACATAGTTCGCTTTACACTCCCATCAGCGTCTCCCGGTGAAGTTAAAGTTCTTGTGAAAGTAACTTATGATGGTGTATTGGTCGGAGAAAAATCAACAACATATTACGTTATAGCGTATCCAAGAATAGATAGCGTAATTTATCATATGTTAAATGACGGGAGAGTCGAGTTTGTGGTCGTGATCATGAATGAGAATCAGGAGAAAATTGAAGGTACTATAAGTTACAAAATAGCTATAGCAAATGGGACTCTTTACAAGGGTTTAAGAGAAATAGTATTATCTCCTGGAAGAAATGAAATTCAGCTTGAATTCCAGCTTCCAGAAGGGGAAGTGAAGTATCAGTTTGTACTTTCTGCATTTAATAGGCAAAATGTGAGAGAAGGAACAATTTATATTAAGAAACCAACCCCAACACAAAGCTCATTAACTTCCACTTCTGCCAAAATTACAACAAAAGAAACAATTTCTTCTCAAACAGAAAGCGTAAAAAAGGATGAAATGAAAAAAATAGAGAAATGGGCATTATATTTTGTTACAGCATTAACTGTAATCATCTTAATAGTGGCAATTATGAGAATAAGAAAACCCAGGAAAAGAAAGAGAAGAGAAAGACCAAAGCCTAAGAGGAAATCGCCTCTGGGTAAATACAAGAAGTCAAAAATGTTAGGATTTATAAGGAGATGA
- a CDS encoding DUF61 family protein — translation MSQPDEIINKEISRINLHLPRARKSLVKLLNEDTPKVQLRDGSFHYFKREELEYLKSLLEEWELEKLNLPIVLEITTAWHGYFRVRGEIEIKVIEKILGIYNILEEKKEITLPRYLLSKIRKTLPTTTTYAFIME, via the coding sequence ATGTCTCAGCCGGATGAAATAATAAACAAAGAAATTTCACGCATTAACCTCCACTTACCTAGAGCGAGAAAGAGCTTAGTGAAGCTTTTAAACGAGGATACTCCAAAAGTACAGCTTAGAGATGGGAGTTTCCACTATTTCAAGAGGGAAGAGCTTGAATACTTGAAGTCTCTCCTAGAGGAATGGGAGCTTGAAAAGCTCAATCTTCCAATTGTGCTGGAGATAACGACTGCATGGCATGGGTACTTCAGAGTTAGGGGGGAAATTGAGATAAAAGTCATTGAAAAAATACTTGGAATATACAATATACTGGAGGAAAAAAAAGAAATTACTCTCCCTCGATACTTGCTGTCAAAAATAAGAAAAACTTTGCCCACAACGACAACTTATGCATTCATTATGGAGTGA
- a CDS encoding NAD-dependent epimerase/dehydratase family protein: protein MRVLVTGGAGFIGSHLVDRLMEQGYDVRVVDDLSAGDLKNIERWLNSENFEFIKGDLRDLEVAEEAVKGAEVVFHLAANPEVRIGAQSPELLYETNVLITYNLLEAMKKEKVKYLVFTSSSTVYGDAKIIPTPEDYAPLEPISVYGGAKLAAEALISGYAHTFDIRSLVFRLANIIGERSNHGVIYDFINKLKADPNRLEILGDGTQRKSYLHVSDTVEGMLYLFEKFIEEEKVYDVYNLGSDDWITVREIAEIVSKEMGLNPEFYFTGGVDGGRGWKGDVKFMRLSIEKAKSKGWKPKMNSYEAVRRTVQELLRTLK from the coding sequence ATGAGAGTTTTAGTCACAGGGGGAGCGGGCTTCATAGGTTCTCACTTAGTTGACAGATTAATGGAGCAAGGTTATGATGTCAGAGTTGTTGACGATTTAAGTGCTGGAGACTTAAAGAATATTGAGAGATGGCTTAATAGTGAAAATTTTGAGTTCATTAAGGGTGATTTAAGAGACCTAGAAGTCGCTGAAGAGGCAGTTAAAGGGGCTGAAGTTGTCTTTCACCTAGCAGCAAATCCAGAAGTTAGAATCGGAGCACAGAGTCCAGAACTTTTATACGAAACAAATGTTCTAATAACGTATAATCTCCTTGAAGCAATGAAAAAGGAAAAAGTCAAGTATTTAGTTTTTACATCATCATCAACAGTTTATGGAGATGCTAAAATTATTCCAACTCCGGAAGATTATGCTCCTCTTGAACCTATAAGTGTTTATGGGGGAGCAAAGCTTGCAGCTGAAGCTTTGATAAGTGGCTATGCTCACACTTTTGATATAAGGAGTCTAGTGTTTAGATTGGCGAACATAATAGGAGAGCGCTCAAATCATGGAGTTATTTATGACTTCATAAATAAACTGAAGGCAGACCCAAATCGTTTAGAAATTCTTGGAGATGGAACTCAAAGAAAGAGTTATCTTCACGTGAGCGATACAGTCGAAGGAATGCTGTACCTTTTTGAAAAGTTTATAGAGGAAGAAAAGGTTTATGATGTTTATAATCTTGGCAGTGATGATTGGATTACCGTTAGAGAAATTGCAGAAATAGTTAGCAAAGAGATGGGGCTTAATCCAGAATTCTATTTTACAGGTGGAGTTGATGGAGGAAGAGGATGGAAAGGGGATGTGAAATTCATGCGCTTGAGCATTGAAAAAGCCAAAAGCAAAGGATGGAAGCCAAAAATGAACAGTTATGAAGCTGTAAGAAGGACTGTTCAAGAGCTCTTAAGAACATTGAAGTGA
- the glnA gene encoding type I glutamate--ammonia ligase, whose product MNEIKSMPTTERKKIKFLQLIFVDINGVPKGMEVPIERYEEAISDGISFDGSSIPGFQEIEDSDLIFKADPSTYAEVPWDGIARVYGFIYKDDKPYHADPRGILKSITQELAKKGLRIYIGSEPEFYLFKKNGTWELQLPDVGGYFDLVNLDKAKDVKREIALYMPYFGLTPEVLHHEVGAGQHEIDFKFSDALGTADNIVSFKYIVKAVAESYGLYATFMPKPIYGMPGNGMHLHISLWKDEENLFVGEDGLSETALYFIGGILKHSKALAALTNPTVNSYKRLVPGYEAPVYVSWGYRNRSALIRVPSYKGKGARIEYRCPDPSANPYLAFAAIIKAGLDGIKHKVEPFAYVEENVYEMDEEKRNKLDIETLPSSLREALDELEKDKVVKDALGKAYRNFKEYKEREWEEYTEYLEKKDIPLETKKVTEWELERYFYI is encoded by the coding sequence ATGAACGAGATAAAAAGTATGCCAACAACAGAGAGAAAGAAAATAAAGTTCCTCCAGCTCATTTTCGTTGACATAAACGGTGTTCCAAAAGGTATGGAAGTTCCAATAGAAAGATATGAGGAAGCAATAAGTGATGGCATCTCCTTTGATGGTTCATCTATCCCCGGATTTCAGGAAATAGAAGACAGCGACTTAATCTTTAAAGCAGACCCTTCGACATATGCAGAAGTTCCATGGGATGGAATAGCAAGAGTTTATGGGTTCATATACAAAGATGATAAACCATACCATGCGGACCCAAGAGGAATCCTAAAGAGCATAACCCAAGAACTTGCAAAGAAAGGGTTAAGAATCTACATTGGATCTGAACCGGAGTTTTATCTTTTTAAGAAAAACGGAACATGGGAACTTCAATTACCAGATGTGGGTGGATATTTCGACCTAGTAAACTTAGACAAAGCCAAAGACGTCAAAAGAGAAATCGCACTTTACATGCCATATTTTGGCTTAACCCCAGAAGTTTTACACCATGAAGTTGGCGCTGGACAGCACGAAATAGACTTTAAGTTTTCAGATGCGCTAGGAACTGCAGATAACATTGTAAGCTTTAAGTATATTGTTAAGGCCGTTGCCGAGAGTTATGGGCTATATGCAACATTTATGCCAAAGCCGATTTATGGAATGCCAGGTAATGGAATGCACCTTCATATAAGCCTATGGAAAGATGAAGAGAATTTATTTGTTGGAGAGGATGGACTAAGTGAAACAGCGCTATATTTCATTGGTGGCATATTAAAGCACTCAAAGGCCTTAGCAGCGTTAACAAACCCAACAGTAAACAGCTATAAACGTTTAGTTCCAGGATATGAGGCACCAGTTTATGTGAGCTGGGGATACAGGAATAGGAGTGCATTGATTAGAGTTCCATCATATAAAGGAAAAGGCGCAAGAATTGAATACCGCTGTCCCGACCCAAGTGCAAATCCATACCTAGCATTTGCGGCAATAATTAAAGCTGGACTGGATGGGATAAAGCACAAAGTTGAGCCGTTCGCATATGTTGAAGAAAACGTCTATGAGATGGACGAAGAGAAGAGGAATAAACTCGATATCGAAACTCTACCCTCAAGCTTGAGAGAGGCTTTAGATGAGCTTGAGAAGGATAAGGTCGTTAAAGATGCCCTTGGAAAAGCTTACAGGAACTTCAAAGAGTACAAGGAAAGAGAGTGGGAAGAGTACACTGAATATCTCGAAAAGAAAGACATTCCACTGGAAACTAAAAAAGTCACAGAGTGGGAACTTGAGAGATACTTCTATATTTAG
- a CDS encoding EamA family transporter yields MKKGHLLVFLAASMWGTLGIFAKLLYQFNLDTFTVVFYRVLIAFFLLLVYNFSKGLKIKKERLPFYAFYGFFSIFLFYVLYFYTVKISSVSLAVLLLYTAPIHSTILGYFIFKERITLIKSTALIMAVVGVLFVVNPNNEEVSALAVALGLLSGFTYALYGILGKIAVRNERPEEALLYTIGFGALFLLPFSDFGVPLNAVSYLFALAFFPTFLAYILYNTALKEVEVSKASIIATIEPVVALVLAYLIFNETLTLKQLFGAALIIGGSMLVHLDEIIEKRG; encoded by the coding sequence TTGAAAAAGGGGCATCTTTTAGTTTTTTTAGCTGCTAGCATGTGGGGCACCCTTGGAATATTTGCCAAATTGCTGTATCAGTTTAATCTAGATACTTTTACAGTGGTATTTTATCGTGTGCTGATTGCGTTTTTTCTCCTCTTGGTTTACAATTTCTCAAAAGGTCTAAAAATTAAAAAAGAGCGCCTGCCGTTTTATGCATTTTATGGATTTTTTAGCATTTTCTTGTTTTATGTGCTGTATTTTTATACTGTGAAAATATCCTCAGTGTCTTTGGCAGTTTTGCTTCTATATACTGCCCCGATACACTCTACAATACTGGGATACTTCATTTTCAAGGAAAGGATAACTTTAATAAAATCAACAGCGTTGATAATGGCGGTCGTTGGAGTGCTGTTTGTTGTAAATCCCAATAATGAAGAGGTAAGTGCTCTTGCAGTAGCATTAGGACTTTTGTCTGGATTTACTTATGCCTTATATGGCATTTTAGGTAAAATAGCAGTTAGGAATGAAAGGCCAGAAGAAGCCTTGCTGTACACTATTGGGTTTGGAGCTTTGTTTCTACTACCATTTTCAGATTTTGGAGTTCCATTAAATGCTGTTTCTTATCTCTTTGCACTCGCTTTTTTCCCGACGTTCCTAGCGTATATTTTATACAATACAGCTCTTAAAGAAGTTGAAGTAAGCAAAGCCTCAATCATAGCAACAATAGAACCAGTTGTGGCTCTGGTTTTGGCATATCTAATTTTCAACGAGACCCTAACCTTAAAACAGCTGTTTGGGGCAGCTTTAATAATTGGAGGCTCGATGCTTGTTCACCTAGATGAAATAATTGAGAAAAGAGGCTAA
- a CDS encoding NAD+ synthase: protein MRTLDYGKVIEKIVSFIRERVDEANVNGVVIGISGGVDSATTAFLAVKALGREKVLGLIMPYYENQDVEDAKLVCETLGINYKIINIKPIVDAFEESLDFEPDKITKGNIMVRARMILLYAHANQYNFLVLGTSNKSELLTGYYTKWGDGASDYAPLINLYKTEVWEIAKRLGVPERIIKKKPTAGLWIGQTDENELGISYKLLDEILYRLVDLKMPKEKIAEEVGIPLEKVEYVENLVQKSKHKRKLPTGPEI from the coding sequence ATGAGGACTCTAGATTATGGGAAAGTTATCGAGAAAATTGTCTCTTTTATTCGGGAGAGGGTTGATGAGGCGAATGTGAATGGTGTTGTGATTGGAATTAGTGGTGGTGTTGATAGTGCAACAACAGCTTTTTTGGCAGTGAAGGCTTTGGGGAGGGAGAAAGTTCTTGGCTTGATAATGCCATACTACGAGAATCAAGATGTAGAAGATGCGAAATTAGTTTGTGAGACTCTTGGAATTAACTACAAAATCATCAACATCAAGCCAATTGTTGATGCTTTTGAGGAAAGCCTTGATTTTGAACCAGACAAAATTACCAAAGGCAATATAATGGTTAGGGCAAGAATGATTCTTCTATACGCTCATGCAAACCAGTATAACTTCCTCGTCTTGGGGACAAGCAATAAGAGTGAGCTTTTAACGGGTTATTATACTAAGTGGGGTGATGGTGCGAGTGATTATGCCCCATTGATAAACCTTTACAAGACGGAAGTTTGGGAGATTGCCAAGAGGTTGGGCGTTCCAGAAAGGATTATTAAGAAGAAGCCCACTGCTGGGCTTTGGATTGGACAAACTGATGAAAACGAGCTTGGCATAAGTTACAAACTCTTGGACGAGATTCTTTACAGATTAGTTGACTTGAAAATGCCCAAGGAGAAAATTGCCGAAGAAGTGGGTATTCCGCTTGAAAAGGTTGAATACGTTGAAAACCTAGTACAGAAGAGCAAACACAAAAGAAAACTACCAACAGGACCGGAGATTTGA
- a CDS encoding ABC transporter ATP-binding protein has protein sequence MAEPILKVENLKKYFPVKRGLLGALRGEPPKFVRAVDGVSFEVHKQEVFALVGESGCGKTTTGKLVMKLLEPTDGRIYLEGKDVTDLKTQEEIKAYRRKVQMIFQDPFSSMNPRFRIYDVLEEPLLIHGIGETRAEREELIHKALEMVKIVPPEDYVGRHPHMLSGGQRQRVAIARALILNPTFIVADEPVSMLDVSIRAEILELMKELKEKMGVTYLYITHDLSTARYFADWIAVMYLGRIVEMGPAKVVIDNPIHPYTRALLAAVPEPIPERRNIIKELPIKGEVPSAVNIPPGCRFHPRCIYMEKGLCDVKHPQLVEYEHNHWVECWLAGKI, from the coding sequence ATGGCTGAGCCAATTTTAAAAGTTGAAAATCTTAAGAAGTATTTCCCAGTTAAGAGAGGTTTATTAGGAGCTTTGAGGGGAGAACCTCCAAAGTTCGTTAGAGCTGTGGACGGAGTTAGCTTTGAAGTGCACAAGCAAGAGGTCTTTGCTCTAGTTGGTGAGAGCGGCTGTGGTAAGACAACAACAGGAAAGCTCGTCATGAAGCTCCTTGAGCCTACGGATGGTAGAATATATCTGGAAGGGAAAGATGTTACTGACCTTAAAACCCAAGAAGAAATCAAGGCATACAGAAGAAAAGTTCAGATGATATTCCAAGATCCTTTCTCATCAATGAACCCGAGATTCAGAATATACGACGTTCTTGAGGAACCTCTCTTAATTCACGGAATAGGTGAGACAAGAGCAGAAAGAGAAGAGTTGATTCACAAGGCATTAGAGATGGTTAAGATTGTCCCACCAGAAGATTATGTTGGAAGACACCCACACATGCTTTCAGGTGGTCAGAGACAGAGAGTTGCTATTGCAAGAGCACTCATCTTAAATCCAACATTTATCGTTGCAGATGAGCCTGTTTCGATGCTTGACGTTTCAATTAGAGCAGAAATACTTGAGTTGATGAAAGAACTCAAGGAGAAGATGGGTGTTACATACCTCTACATTACCCACGACCTTTCAACAGCAAGATACTTCGCCGACTGGATAGCAGTTATGTACTTGGGAAGAATAGTTGAAATGGGTCCAGCTAAAGTAGTTATTGATAATCCAATACATCCATATACTAGGGCTCTCTTGGCTGCAGTCCCAGAGCCAATTCCAGAGAGAAGAAACATCATTAAAGAATTACCAATCAAGGGTGAAGTTCCAAGCGCTGTCAATATTCCACCAGGATGCAGATTCCACCCAAGATGTATCTACATGGAGAAAGGACTCTGTGATGTCAAACATCCACAATTGGTTGAGTATGAACACAACCACTGGGTCGAGTGCTGGTTAGCTGGTAAAATCTGA